CTTGGCCAGTAATCGAAGAAAGGGCTAAAGCCATCCTTGATGAAGGACTAAAACACCCAGGCTTTATTTTCAATTTAGGTCACGGTGTCTTTCCAGAAGTATCACCAGAAACATTGAAAAAACTAACTAAATTTGTGCATGAGTATTCCAGAGAGCAACTTGCAATAACAAATTAAGTGAAGGATGATCAACATGACTAAAACATTAGGCTTGTTAGTAATGGCTTATGGCACGCCACGAAAAATGGAAGAGATTGAACCGTACTATACCCATATTAGAGGTGGGAGAAAGCCGTCTCAGGAACAGCTGGATGATTTAACAAATAGGTATCAAGCCATCGGGGGGATTTCTCCTTTGGCTGACATTACAAATGATCAGACGCAGAAACTTGAAGAAGAACTTAATCGTCGATATAAAGACAAAGAGGTGCAATTTAAAGCGTATCAAGGATTAAAGCACATTGACCCATTTGTTGAGGAAGCCGTTCATAGTATGAATAAAGATGGAATTGAAGAAGCGGTTAGTATCGTCCTTGCTCCTCATTACTCTTCCTACAGCGTAAAGTCATATAATGGGCGGGCGAAAGAAGAAGCCGAGTCAATCGGCGGTCCAATAATTACAAGTGTAGACAGCTGGTATGATGAGCCTGAATTCATCGACTATTGGGCTGAGCAAATCATTAAAACACGTGTCACTATGACAGATGAAGAAAAAGAGCATCATGTCGTTATTTTTTCTGCCCACAGCTTGCCAGAGAAAATACTTAAAAACGGGGACCCGTATCCAGATCAATTAAAAGAAACAGCTCGTCTTATCGCGAGAAAAGCGGATATTAAAAACTATGAAATTGGATGGCAAAGTGAAGGAAATACACCAGATCCATGGATTGGTCCTGATGTGCAAGATTTAACACGGAATCTCTATGAAAAGCAAGGTTACAAAGCTTTCATGTATTGTCCAGTAGGGTTTATTGCCGACCATTTGGAAGTATTATACGATAATGATTATGAGTGTAAAGTGGTGACTGACGAAGTGGGCGCTGGTTACTATAGGCCCGAGATGCCAAATGCGAAGCCAGAATTCATTCAAGCTCTAGCAACAGTTATTGAGAAAACATTAAAAGGATGATTAACTCATGACTAAACCACGAATTGCAGTAGTTGGAGGGGGAATCACAGGACTGGCTACTGCCTTCTATTTACAAAAAGAACTTAAAGCAAAAGCAATAGATGCTGAGCTAATTCTTTACGAAGCTAGTGAACGACTAGGCGGGCGTATACAAACAGATTATGAAGAGGGTTTTGTGATTGAACAAGGACCAGATTCATTTTTAGCAAGAAAGAAGAGTATGTCACAGTTAGCTGAGGAAGTAGGATTAGCTGAAGATCTTGTGAGCAATCGATCAGGCTCTTTTATACTGAATAAAGATAAACTTTATCCTATGCCTGAAGGAGCTGTTATGGGTATTCCAACTCAATGGATGCCCTTTGTAAAAACCGGCCTCTTTTCGTTGAAAGGAAAATCACGAGCAGCATTCGATCTCGTATTGCCTCGAACGATGAGTGATGATGAAGACCAATCTCTCGGCTATTTTTTTCGTCGACGCCTTGGAAATGAAGTTGTGGATCATCTTATTGAACCACTTCTATCAGGCATTTATGCAGGTGATATTGATCGACTCAGCTTGAAAGCTACTTTTCCCCATTTTCAACAAATGGAAGCGAAGTATCGCAGTCTTATCATGGGTATGAAATCATCGATGGCAAAAAAACAAACGAGTGAGAGTTCTGCGAAACAGTCGAAAAATAAAGGGATGTTTCTTACATTTAAACGTGGTTTACAGTCTTTTGTGGATGCGATTGAAACACATTTAGTGATGTGCAAAATTGAAAAAAATAAATCTCTTATAGAGGTTGAAAAACAGGGAGAAAACTATCGGCTATCTTTTCAAGACGGGACTAGTGATGTGGTTGATCATCTCGTTCTAACGACACCTCACCAGCATACTTATGAACTTTTTAAACAGCATTCATTTATGAAGCCGCTAGGTACTATACCTGCAACATCAGTTGCAACGGTGGCCCTTGCCTATCCAAAAGAAGCGGTAAAAAAAGATATCGAAGGAACAGGGTTTGTAGTCTCGAAAAAGTCAAACTATACTATTACAGCCTGTACATGGACGCATAAAAAATGGGTGCATTCAGCCCCAGAAGATTACGCTTTACTTCGTGCTTACGTCGGGAGAGCAGGAGATGATAGTATCGTGAATAAATCAGATGAAGAGATTCTTCAAAAAGTTCGGGAAGACTTAGATCATATTATGGATATTGAGGGCGAACCAACCTTCTATAAAGTTAAACGTTGGCAGGAATCAATGCCACAGTATCAAGTCGGTCACGTAGATATGATGACATATGTTTTTTCAAAATTTAAAGCACATTATCCAAAAATTATCCTTACGGGAGCAAGTTATAACGGCATCGGCTTGCCAGACTGTATTACTCAGGGGAAATCAGCCGCGGAAGACATCATTGCCGGGTTATAGTAGAGTTCGTTCAGGGAGATATTTTTTCTCTGAGCGACTTTTTAATTAAATCTACGTTTAGAAGTTTATCACAGAACGTCCGTAAACCTCTCCTGGTAATAATAGAGAGGATAGGTAATTTTATTTAGTCGGGAAATAACGGACGTTAATGCCCTGATTGTAGGGGCGTTTTATAATGTCTATAAATAGTAGCCAAACAAAAAAGAAACCGTACGTTATTAACGCACGGCTTTCCACAGGGAGAGGAAATATGAGAAAGTGGGGGAGTTTATAATATATAAGTTCCCATCTAATAAAAAGATAAACATCTTTTTTGTTTAAAAAGTTTCAAAAGTCATTTCAGAGGCTTTTCTAATTCTTCTTTAGACTCTTAATATGTCCTGCTAATGCATACAAAGCCACATAGGAAGCAAAGTGTGAACTAAAATCATTCCCATCTTGCTGTGGATAAACTTCAACATAATCCATACCGATAACACCTAGAGAAGCAATCTCGTGAACGATATTTAACAGTTCATATGAGGTCAAACCGTTACCATCCACAGGACCTCCAGGATTAAAAGCGTGGTCTAACACATCGCTGCAGATGCTTAAATAAACGACATCCGTATTGGCTGAAGCTATCTGATAAGCTTGGCGCGCAATTGCTCTTATATTTGACGATTGACGTATATCGTGAATGGTCAATGTAATGGCACCGACATCATTGGCAAGACGACCATTTTCTGGCTTATTCCGAGGACCATGAATGCCAAAATGGACGAGGGAGCTATTAATAACCCCATCTGTTTCATATAGGCGAGCAAAAGGAGCCCCTCGGCCGTATGGATCACCATTCGAATGTTCATTATTATCATAGTGAGCATCAAGGTGGATGATACCCACCTTTTTACCTGTGCATTCTATGAGGCTTTTGACAATAGGGAACGTGATACCATGGTCGCCACCAAAAGCGATTGCAAGCGTATTCTTTTCCCAGATTTTACGTGAGAATTGGCGAATCTTTTCCATTGTATCTTCAGGCTCAGCAGGTGTCACCGCCACATCACCCATATCGCCGATTTTGAGATGTTCAAAAACATCTATATGGTCTAATTCCGGTAAGTAACCGCTATATCTAGCAGAGCTTAACCGAATTACTTTTGGCCCGAGCTCGCAGCCTGTGTAATCTCCCCATGTAACGGCTCCTTCCCAAGGGACACCATAGACAGTCACATCCATCTCTTTTGATCTTTCTGGGTATTTAACAAGATTTACAGCATTTAAAAAACAGGGAGTATTTCCATAAATAATAGAGTCTTCCATGACATCATCCTCCTAATTTAGTTCATAATTATAAATTCCTTATTTAAACCTTTCATAAACCGCTGAAAGAATGACAATTTGAATAATTATCACCATTTTTAATTTATTTTTGTCAAGAATTGTATCGTATTTAATAGAACTAACTAACTTTTTAAAGATCGAAGAAGGTTGAAGTCGATTTTTATCCAATAATAGAAAGAGCTGTCTAAAAATCATTGCCCGTATAAGTGATTAAGTGACTTATACTTAATTTAAAAGGAAGATGGAACGGGAGGAGCTGCTCAATAACGATGGATAAGCTTGAAAACCATGTGGCCAAGCTACTAAGTGATGAGAAAGAAAGTATCATAAAAGAAATAAGTCTTCTTTTCAATGATATAGTGGGATCAGAAGAGGATGAGCAATGCTTAAATAGGCAATTGTCTTATTTATATGATTCTTATTTAAACACAATCCAATCCAAGAAAGAACGTAAACAAGCGCTAGTGTATAAATATAAAATGCTTCATAATATTGATAATGTTAGTGTTATTTTATCTAAAATAGAAAAACTACGTACCGTGCTTGTGAAAAAAATAAAGAGCTTCCCTGTGACGAAGGTTGATAAGCTTTCAGCTATAGTGGTATTAAATGAGTTATTGCTTCATTTACAAAAAGAAATTGCGACGAGCTCTGACAATAAAAAAAACCAAGAGTTAATGTCAACAAGACTCCAACTGTCGCAACTGAAACAGGATAGAATAGAAATTTTATCAAAATTATCCACAAGCTTTGCTCATGAAATACGTAATCCTCTCACGTCCATTAAGGGATTTATCCAGCTTTTAGAACAGAGGCTAGAGACTAGTGATGAAGAAGGTAAATATTTCTATTACATATATAGAGAAATGGAAGAAGTCGAACAGCAAGTTGATCAAATTTTGTTGCTCTCTACTAAAAAAAATCACCAAGATTTATCATTTAAGACATTTTGTTTAAACCAGCTTCTTCTAAATAGTGTAGAATCATTCCAGCCTATTATTACTGAAAGTCATATTTCTTTGGAATCAGAATTTGGAGATAACGTCTACATCTATGGAATTAAAAATCAAATAAAGCTCGTTTTAAATAAACTTTTACAAAATGCATTGGATGCTCTTTTACTAAAAGACAAAGATCGAAAGTTAATCATTCGATTGACGAATGAGATGAATTGGTTGAAGATAGAATTTTTTAATAATGGTCCCCCTGTTTCTCGTATGGTAGAACAAAGCATGTTTGAACCTTTTGTAGGTACGAAAGAACTAGGAAAAGGCTTAGGTCTTGCTGTTTCCAAGCAGTTAATGCGCAAACATGATGGCGATATCTGCTATATAAGGGAACAGGAATGGACTGTTTTTAAATTACTATTTCCTAAAGATCGTAATTCTCACAAAAACAGTGACTAATAATAAGGAGAAGATCGTATGGTTGTCTCGCTCACTAGCTATGTTTCACTAAAAATTTCTACGTTTTGTGGGTTAATTATGGTAAGATAACAGTTATGGTTTATTTGAGCGAAACCTTTTGATTTAGAATTTTCAGCCAGAATGACACGTTTAATGAAGCAAACTTTAGGAGACAAATAGCGGCATCCCATCTGTCGCTAAGGAGTGTTTATATGGAACAAAAAGACGTTGTTAATGTTTTACGTCACTACCGTCACGATGTACTTAATCATATCCAGCTTATAAATGGTTATTTGGCAATGGGAAAAATGGAGAAAGCTCATGGTTTAATTGATGATTTGGTTCGCCAAGCTAAAAATGAAAGCCATGTATCAAATTTAAATATGAATCGATTTGCAGAAGAAATATTGACATTTAATTGGGCTCCTCACGCTTTCTTTTTAAGCTTTGAAGTCGTATCTTCTTCAAATGATTGGTCAGAGTGGGAAGAAGTTATAGTCTCTTTTTTTAAAGAGATGATGGCATTATTTGATACTTATGTGGTAAGTGGGGAGGATCAGCAAGTTTTCGTGATGATAAGCGACATCAATGGTAAAGGTTTAGAGGTAGATTTTCATGGAACTCTGTCCACGGATGGGAAATGGCACGAAGATATTAGGCAATTAAAGGTGACATACGCACACTATTTAACTCAATTTGAATGGAATGAATCTGAATGCTATGTGAAGTTTAATGTAGAATAAGAAAAAGTTGATGCCAAGCCTAAGTGAAGGGGAAAGTAAAACAAGGTGTTAACCAAACCCTACTTAAAGTTTGAAGGTAGCTATTTATGTTTTGCATAGGCACACAGTTGAAAGTATTCATTAAAGAGGTGACAAAAATGTTTGTAGATAAGGTGAAAATATATGTTAAAGCAGGCGATGGTGGAAATGGTGTTGTCGCTTATCGACGGGAAAAATATGTACCTAACGGCGGTCCGGCAGGAGGAGATGGCGGTAAAGGTGCCGATGTAGTTTTTGAGGTTGAAGAAGGTTTGAGAACGTTAATGGATTTTCGGTATAAACGACACTTTAAAGCTGATAGAGGTGAGAATGGCCGCCCTAAAAATCAACATGGAAAAAGTAGAGACGCATTAGTAGTAAAGGTTCCCCCAGGAACAACTATCTCTGATGAACATACTGGTCAAATCGTAGCAGATTTAACTGAACATGGGCAACGAGCCATTATTGTTCGCGGTGGACGTGGGGGAAGAGGTAACTCTAGATTTGCTACACCATCTAATCCTGCACCGGAAATTGCTGAGAATGGCGAACCTGGTCAAGAAAAAGATCTCGTTCTTGAATTGAAATTGTTGGCTGACGCGGGATTGGTAGGATTTCCGAGTGTTGGGAAATCCACATTACTCTCTGTCGTATCAGCAGCCAAACCGAAAATTGCAGATTATCATTTTACCACCCTTTCTCCTAACCTTGGTGTCGTGGAGACGGATGATCAACGAAGCTTTGTACTAGCGGATTTACCGGGATTAATTGAAGGAGCGCATGCAGGAGTTGGTTTAGGTCATCAATTTCTAAAACATATCGAACGCACAAGAGTTATTGTACATGTGATTGATATGAGTGGTACCGAAGGAAGAGATCCTTACGAGGATTATTTAACGATTAATGACGAATTAAAGCAGTATAATTTACGGCTAACAGAGCGACCTCAGATAATTGCGGCTAATAAAATGGACTTGCCTACCTCAAAGGAGAATTTAGAAGCTTTCACTGAAAAAATTGGAAATGAAGCTATGATATTTCCGATGTCAGCTGTAACTAAACAAGGTCTTGCTGGTCTCTTGAGGTCAGTTGCGGATATGATTGAAACAACACCTGAATTTCCACTTTATGAAGAAGAAGAAATTGATCAGCGTGTCGTTTATAAATATACGAAAAAAGACGATCCTTTCTCAATAGTAAAAGATGATGATGGTGGCTTTACAATAGAGGGGCATGAGATAGAGACAGTATTTAAAATGACAGATTTTAACCGACATGACTCTGTCCAACGATTCTCTAGAAAAATGCGCCATATGGGGATTGATCAAGCTCTGAGAGATTTAGGAGCAGAAGATGGAGATACCGTCCGTATTTTAAATTATGAATTTGAGTTTATTGAGTAATATACAACGTCGTCAACGATCGTCTAAGATCAATGGCGGCGTGTTTTAACTATAGTTAGGCGTATGAAAATTCTGAAAAAAGCCATGTGAGTGTTGTCAACTTATTATACGAACTTTATAATAATGAAGTAGGGTTATTATCTGGGTGGTGAAGAACGTGGAAAAGAAATCAGAGCAATTTTATCTTGTGCGGGAAGATATGCTCCCTGAGGCTATGTTAAAAACAGTTGAAGCAAAGAGACTTCTGGATAATGGTAAGCAA
The genomic region above belongs to Bacillus sp. A301a_S52 and contains:
- the hemH gene encoding ferrochelatase, whose translation is MTKTLGLLVMAYGTPRKMEEIEPYYTHIRGGRKPSQEQLDDLTNRYQAIGGISPLADITNDQTQKLEEELNRRYKDKEVQFKAYQGLKHIDPFVEEAVHSMNKDGIEEAVSIVLAPHYSSYSVKSYNGRAKEEAESIGGPIITSVDSWYDEPEFIDYWAEQIIKTRVTMTDEEKEHHVVIFSAHSLPEKILKNGDPYPDQLKETARLIARKADIKNYEIGWQSEGNTPDPWIGPDVQDLTRNLYEKQGYKAFMYCPVGFIADHLEVLYDNDYECKVVTDEVGAGYYRPEMPNAKPEFIQALATVIEKTLKG
- the hemY gene encoding protoporphyrinogen oxidase gives rise to the protein MTKPRIAVVGGGITGLATAFYLQKELKAKAIDAELILYEASERLGGRIQTDYEEGFVIEQGPDSFLARKKSMSQLAEEVGLAEDLVSNRSGSFILNKDKLYPMPEGAVMGIPTQWMPFVKTGLFSLKGKSRAAFDLVLPRTMSDDEDQSLGYFFRRRLGNEVVDHLIEPLLSGIYAGDIDRLSLKATFPHFQQMEAKYRSLIMGMKSSMAKKQTSESSAKQSKNKGMFLTFKRGLQSFVDAIETHLVMCKIEKNKSLIEVEKQGENYRLSFQDGTSDVVDHLVLTTPHQHTYELFKQHSFMKPLGTIPATSVATVALAYPKEAVKKDIEGTGFVVSKKSNYTITACTWTHKKWVHSAPEDYALLRAYVGRAGDDSIVNKSDEEILQKVREDLDHIMDIEGEPTFYKVKRWQESMPQYQVGHVDMMTYVFSKFKAHYPKIILTGASYNGIGLPDCITQGKSAAEDIIAGL
- a CDS encoding agmatinase family protein; translation: MEDSIIYGNTPCFLNAVNLVKYPERSKEMDVTVYGVPWEGAVTWGDYTGCELGPKVIRLSSARYSGYLPELDHIDVFEHLKIGDMGDVAVTPAEPEDTMEKIRQFSRKIWEKNTLAIAFGGDHGITFPIVKSLIECTGKKVGIIHLDAHYDNNEHSNGDPYGRGAPFARLYETDGVINSSLVHFGIHGPRNKPENGRLANDVGAITLTIHDIRQSSNIRAIARQAYQIASANTDVVYLSICSDVLDHAFNPGGPVDGNGLTSYELLNIVHEIASLGVIGMDYVEVYPQQDGNDFSSHFASYVALYALAGHIKSLKKN
- a CDS encoding HAMP domain-containing histidine kinase, with amino-acid sequence MDKLENHVAKLLSDEKESIIKEISLLFNDIVGSEEDEQCLNRQLSYLYDSYLNTIQSKKERKQALVYKYKMLHNIDNVSVILSKIEKLRTVLVKKIKSFPVTKVDKLSAIVVLNELLLHLQKEIATSSDNKKNQELMSTRLQLSQLKQDRIEILSKLSTSFAHEIRNPLTSIKGFIQLLEQRLETSDEEGKYFYYIYREMEEVEQQVDQILLLSTKKNHQDLSFKTFCLNQLLLNSVESFQPIITESHISLESEFGDNVYIYGIKNQIKLVLNKLLQNALDALLLKDKDRKLIIRLTNEMNWLKIEFFNNGPPVSRMVEQSMFEPFVGTKELGKGLGLAVSKQLMRKHDGDICYIREQEWTVFKLLFPKDRNSHKNSD
- a CDS encoding Spo0B domain-containing protein — encoded protein: MEQKDVVNVLRHYRHDVLNHIQLINGYLAMGKMEKAHGLIDDLVRQAKNESHVSNLNMNRFAEEILTFNWAPHAFFLSFEVVSSSNDWSEWEEVIVSFFKEMMALFDTYVVSGEDQQVFVMISDINGKGLEVDFHGTLSTDGKWHEDIRQLKVTYAHYLTQFEWNESECYVKFNVE
- the obgE gene encoding GTPase ObgE; amino-acid sequence: MFVDKVKIYVKAGDGGNGVVAYRREKYVPNGGPAGGDGGKGADVVFEVEEGLRTLMDFRYKRHFKADRGENGRPKNQHGKSRDALVVKVPPGTTISDEHTGQIVADLTEHGQRAIIVRGGRGGRGNSRFATPSNPAPEIAENGEPGQEKDLVLELKLLADAGLVGFPSVGKSTLLSVVSAAKPKIADYHFTTLSPNLGVVETDDQRSFVLADLPGLIEGAHAGVGLGHQFLKHIERTRVIVHVIDMSGTEGRDPYEDYLTINDELKQYNLRLTERPQIIAANKMDLPTSKENLEAFTEKIGNEAMIFPMSAVTKQGLAGLLRSVADMIETTPEFPLYEEEEIDQRVVYKYTKKDDPFSIVKDDDGGFTIEGHEIETVFKMTDFNRHDSVQRFSRKMRHMGIDQALRDLGAEDGDTVRILNYEFEFIE